A genome region from Nitrospirota bacterium includes the following:
- a CDS encoding Crp/Fnr family transcriptional regulator has protein sequence MRCTCENIAVPDIKLSTVCIGHLWMFNNITATELEVLAGNAKRRQIGKGKFIFNQGDPSTEMFLMKSGRVKLTKILENGNEITLDIRKAGDFIGENIFSGENLYPVNAVCMDNTLTCGFSREQLSQMILQYPNIGLQIIKNMSERISQLTSKVGSMAETSIEDRLYSVLKQIANEHGIPSQKGVKLQFPLTHEELSFLIGAHRVSVTKAIKYLKETGKIEIDNRVMIITPG, from the coding sequence GCTGTTCCCGACATAAAACTTTCTACGGTGTGTATTGGTCATCTGTGGATGTTCAACAACATTACCGCAACTGAGTTGGAGGTTCTCGCTGGCAATGCTAAACGTCGACAAATCGGGAAAGGCAAGTTTATTTTTAACCAAGGGGATCCATCTACCGAAATGTTCCTAATGAAATCTGGTAGGGTCAAATTGACTAAAATCCTCGAGAATGGTAACGAAATCACCTTGGATATTAGAAAAGCTGGGGATTTTATCGGTGAAAATATTTTTTCTGGCGAAAACCTCTATCCAGTAAACGCTGTGTGTATGGACAATACACTTACCTGTGGATTTTCAAGGGAACAGTTAAGCCAGATGATACTACAATACCCAAATATCGGCTTACAGATTATAAAAAATATGAGCGAAAGAATTTCTCAACTTACCAGCAAAGTTGGCTCAATGGCCGAAACGAGCATTGAAGATCGTCTATATAGTGTTCTCAAACAAATTGCAAATGAACATGGCATTCCAAGTCAAAAAGGTGTGAAATTACAATTCCCTTTGACCCATGAAGAATTAAGTTTTCTTATCGGCGCACATCGTGTCAGTGTCACAAAAGCCATAAAATATCTCAAGGAAACAGGGAAAATAGAAATAGACAACCGAGTCATGATTATTACACCCGGATGA